The window TCCTGGGCGGGAGTGGGGAGCGCTCAGGGCGAGCTCAGGGCCCGTGAGGGTGAGCCCCGATTCTTTCCCACCTGAGCCGGGCCCACATCTGGCACAGGGGCACAGCTGACCCCCCCAGCCTGGCAGACAGAGGAGGCCCCCCAGGGCCCCACTAGGCCAAGGGCTTCCTCCTGGAGCCCCACAAGGGTGGGAGGAGATCAGGAATGAATCAGTTAAGTGGGTGGCCGAGGGTGCGGCCTAGCCGTGGGTCCCCCACCATGCAGGCCGCTCGGGGAGGCGGACTGGGAGCACCACCCGGCACCCCTAGAATCGCCTCCAGGACGCGTGAGCCTAAGCGGGAAGCTTGGGTGTTGCTCGGGCCTGGGGGACGCGTGTCCACGCCCGGAACCGTGTCCCTAGAGCCCCCGGATTCTGACCTGGCTGCGGGCCGAGGGGTCCGAGCTCGGCCGTGAAGGGACCCGGGTTCCGGCACAACACGGATGGACGCGGAGCACCGGGCCGAGCCGGGCAAGCAGGACAGACGCAGAAGGCCACTTATTTTATCGTGTCGCTTACGTGAGCTCCTCAGAAAGCAAATTCCTCGAGACGGGCAGCAGGTCCGAGGTGgccggggcgggggtgggggaggcgcTGCCTGGTGGGCACAGACGGTGAACGttggaaatttggaaatttttaaatgcaatcaaTACTTAAAACTTCCCAGCGCCCCGAGTGTGATGCGTTGGTGCCTCAGGCCCAAGTGGGGGCGGGAAGGGCTTCCTGGCTGCCCACATCCCGTGTTCCGGAGTTGACCGTGGCTCTCGGGCCGGCTACAAGGCCCCGTTCCCAAAGGGCCGTGGGGTGTCCTTGCAGCAGCCAGGCCCCGTCCTGTGGCCCTGTAGGGAAGGGGGGACCTGCTGGGATCTCAGCCATCTGGGGGAGCCCCCGCCACATGTGGTCCCCTCACCCAGTGCTGTGCTCACCCCAGGACAGCCTGTGCCTTGGCCACTGTGGCCCATCTGGCAGGCAAGGActcagggctcagagaggttggggCTCACCTAGGGGCTCTCCCTGGGGAGGGCTGCCCTGCAGGGTGTGGGGGTGGCCGGCAGCTACGTCCACCCCAGCTTCAGGGCCGGGGGCAAAGCAAGTGGCTTGAGGGCTCAGCTTCCCTGCCTGCCAGGGGGCCCTGGGACCAGGTGTGGGGTGTGGGCCTCCCTGGACCTCAGGCTCCTCCTCTGGCACCTCCTGGGTGGGTTGTACAGGGAATGTTCGCACACATCCGCACGAGCTCCAGGGACCCGTCTGGGTGTGAGGGGAGCCCCCGAGAGTGTTAAATGGATGTTCCTCTCAGAGCCTCACCCCTTTTCTGCAGGGGGATCTCCGTCAGCTGCCAAGACCGAGACGGGACGCGTCGAGTGGGCAGCACAGAGTGGGTGCATAATGAGGGCCCACTCTTCTTTGGGGTCTTCCTAAAGGTGCCAGGTCAGGATGGGGGCTCCCCTGAAAAGGCAGCCATCCCAGTGGCAGGGGTCCGGGGGCGTCGGACATGTGAGGGTCAGTGTCACGGCTGAGGCTTTGCCCCCGAGCACCCCCTgagcctggggcagggggcaggggtccCCGGAGAGCGCGTCGGCCTGGTCACATGTCTGGGCCCCCGAGGAGGGGTCTGGAGAGGGTCGGGCCGGGAGTCGGAGGTGGCCTGGCTGACCTGCCCCTCAGCCGGGGGTGCCGGCTGCTCGACACGTGTGCGCCCACAGATCGCACTCCTGCGCCGTCACCCATCAAGCCCACAGCCCTGCAGACCCTCCCCGGCCGACCCCAGGAGGGAGCCGTCCGCTCTGCTGGCCCCTCGTCCCCGCTCCTGGAAGGCGGCACCCAGCTCTGCACTCTCCAGGGGGACCCTGTGCCTGGAGCCACCGCtcacccttggggctggggggctggatGTTGGGGCCTCCCTCATCTTCCCTTGCCCTGGGGGAGCTGGGACACCCCCTCCCCATGGGCTCTGGCCTCGGTTTCCCGTTTGTGTCCCTTGCCCGGGGCTCAGCTGGGGATGGAAACTCTCCCACCTGGAGAGGCTGCTGGTGGGACCCCCCGGAGCCAGACTCCCAGGGCCCGGCCCCCCTCCCCGGGACCCCCGAGCGCGTCAGCTACGATTCAGTTCAAGCCGAGGCACGGGCAGCCACACCCCCTGAGGCCCCACTGCCCCGGGGGGTCTGAGAGGGCAGCCGGAGGTCGGCCGGGGCGAGGGTCCTGCCGACGTGGGGAGGCAGTGGGGCACTGTGGGGTGCCCAGGCGGGACCGGGCAGCCAGGCCTCCCCTCGGGACCTCGCCGTCCACCTGGGGGAGCTGGGCCCTGGGCTCTGGGGCGTGACGACGTGGGGCCTCGCGCAGGCGGGGGTCCCCGAGGGCCCCAGGAGGGGAGGGTCGGCTCCGGACGGTGGTGGGAACGCGTCCAGAAGGCCACCGCACGTCCGGGGGTGAGGGGTCCGGGCAGGGCTGAGGAGCAGTGGTGGGGTCAGGGCGCCCCAGGTGGGGGGGGTGCCGAGGCCTGGAGGAGCCGCAGAGGGCGtcagggcccagggctgggggcggTGGGGACTGGCGTGGGGGGCCGGGGGGCACGAGGGGCGGGGGATGGAGcagggggatgggggtgaggtTTGGGGGGACAGTGGGGGTGTAGGGCCGAGGGAGGCCAGGGATCGGAGCAGGGGCCGGGGGTGAGGGTGGgttggggtgggcaggggccgTAGAGGGGCCTGCAGCCCAGCAGGCAAGCGTCCACAGTGGCCCCGTCCCTGGCTGGGGCCTGCTGGCCATGCTGTCTCCaggtcggggtgggggtgggtcgaCGGTGGGGACGGGGTTGGGGGTCGGCGAGGCCGGTGTGGGCAGCGGGGCCTCGAGGGAGGGCCCTGGCCATGTCGGGAGGGGGGTCAGGAATTTGCtgggtggggaagaggggagtggggggggggcgCCAGGCgctgtgggagggagggagcggcCCCCCCAACtggggtccccctgcccagccctgcccagggccTCCCCCACCTGGCAGACAAGGGCAAGGGGCCGTACCCCTGGGACCGGCTTGGCGGGCTGGGCCTAGCCCCGGAGCCCACCTGCTCCGGGTTGGGGGGGGCTTCCGGCCATGCAGCTGTTCGCCCCAAGGACAGACGCGGCCCCCCCAGCAGCAGCTGGGCCGGAGGCTGGGGACCCGGGGGCCGCCCGGGATCGGTTTCTGCGGCTGCAGATGCCTGGGGGGGGCAGCGGCTGGTGGGGGGCACACGGGGGGCTGCGGCCCCAGACCACCCCCCCCAGCACCCCCAGACTGATCCCTTCTGGGAGCCCAGGGCTGACCCCCACCTGAGACCAGCATCTCCTGTGAGTGGGGCCACATGAAGACGGGGTGTCGGCGGAGCTGGCGGGCAGCACACGCTGGTCCTGgggccacccccaccctggggatCCCGCTGCCCCTCGGGCCCTGAGTCCCCGAGCAGTGACCAcagccaccccagccccagggacAGCAGTGCCTCTCCCGAGGTGACACCTGCAAACCTGTGGGCACGTCCGGGGCTGCAGAAGGCAAGGGGCACGGGCAGGGCCGGGCTGAGGGGACCCCAGCTCCTCGTGCTCTCTGAGGCTTGGGCCCCCCTGGCCAGCAGAGCCGCAGTGAGTCGCAACCACGACGCCAGGCAAGGCAGCTACCGGGGGTCCACCGAACCCCTCACCCGCCAGCCCCACCCATAGCTGGCACAGGGGTCCTGGGGGTCCCGTCACCACAGGCAGGACTACGGGTGCCCCGGACCCTCCAGGCGGCCTGACGGGTCCCCGCCCGGGCTGGGGCGTCAAACCCAGCCAACGtccccactcctctctctgctgaAAAGTGTCTGCAGACCCTCGTCCACACAGGGGGACCCAGGTGCACACCCCCAGCATCTCGGGGTGCTGGGGGGCACCCACCCCCTACTGGCTGTGGCCCCAATGGGCAGTTCAGCGAAGGACGAGGGGCGGCCTGGGCCAGGGGCTCGCTCGGTGCCGCCGCCGGTTTGCCGGGATTTGGGGATTTCGAGGCAGCTGCCGCAGCAGCTGTGGCCAGGCCGTTGGGGGGGCTCCCACCAGCTGTTGGGGGGCTGTCCGCTCAGCCCTGGCGGCAGAGTCAGCAGCGGGCGACCGGCCCGCCACCAGGCCCCTCGGGCCGCGGGGACCGTCCTGCCTGAAACTCGGGTTTAAACCCCAATGTGAGAAAGGAGGAGGCCTGGGGGCACCCCCGCCTGGGTCGGGGTCTGAGCCGGGAGCCCCAGAGGCGAGCGCCTGCGTTGTTCCCCTGAGACAGCAGCCGGCCCGACTGGGAGTCCCGGAATCGGGGCCCCggcctgggaggggtgggggctgtgcTGTGGTGTGGTCCACTCAGAACACAGGATCAGAGGGTGGCTCCCACCACTCGCTCGGTGACCCGTGTTGGGTGCAGGCTCAGGGGAGCTGAGGCCAGGGTGGGGGGCATGAGGAGGCTGCCTCGGCTTGGGGTCCTGGGAGTCAGCGAGAAGCAGCAGAAGTGGGGGCCCCACAGGCCGTAGTAGTGACTCCCTTGTGGGCCCCCAGTTCAGCCGTGCTGGGGTGTTGAGGTGCCCGGGCTCTGACGAGCCTGTGCCCGGCACCCCTGGGCAACGGTGCAAGCCAAGCTGCCTGCAGGAGGGTAGCCCAAGACTCGTTCCCCGGGGGCCGCTGCTGAGGTCAGGCTGGACGTGGGACCCCAGGCCCTCTCACGGCCCGGGCAGGGGTGAACTGGTCCAGGCGGACCCTCCTCCCCGTGCCCGACCTGCACCCCAAGGCCCCTCAGACCATCAGGCGCTGCCCCCGGAGGAGGGCTCACCCATGGACGGTCAGCAGGCAGGGATGGGCTGTGGGGCCCTGGGGTGTCTTCTCAGTCGAGGGGTCCCCGAGTGACCCCAGCAGTGCTATGGGAGGTCTGAGGACGGACTCCGGCCTCGGGCAGGCCCAGGGCTAGGCTGTCCTGGAAACTTCTGGCAGAGTGGCCAGGCAGGGAGCTGCGAGGACACGGGGCTCAGGGACTGGGCGGGATCGGGGTCTGGTGACTGTGCCCCCCAGGCCCGGCCCCCCGACGGCCTGTCCCGCCTCCTGCAGTGTCCGCGGTGTCCACGCGATGGCGCCAGAGGCCGACCGAGCCCGCGGGAACGGGGCCTGCACACGCCGGTGGGTCTCCGTGGGGAACCAGCCAGGGTCCCGGGGGCTGCAGGGGAGGACGCCGCAGTGGCAGCTGCTGACCGCCCCAGGGGCGAGGAAGAGGCCTGGGCCAAGCCTCAGTGTCCAGGACGGGGCGGTCAGGAAGCCCTGGGCAGATGTGGGGGAGCAGTGGGGTGTCCATGGGCACTGGGCACCGGGCCTCTGAGTCAAGGCTGCCCCCAGGCCCGGCCGCGGCTCCCAAACCCTCCAGAACCAGCTGGGGGGTCACAGAGCTAAGGTGCAAATAACCTGCTTATCGGCCTCGTGGACGTGCCAGCCGCATGGGGGTCCCTGCCCCACTTCCCACCCTGGCCTGGCTCTGCTGAGGGGACACGAAGCCATCGTGAGCGTGGGGCTGCCCGCCACAGCTAAGCGCCCGCTCCAGGCTGGCTCTTGGGCAGAGGTGAGGGCCCTGAAGGCCGTGCCCCCTCCATGCCAGCCCCTCCAAGCAGCCTGGAGGGGAGACAACCCATGTGGGCTCCCTCTCCACTGGGGATCAGCTGGGCCTCCCACCCCCTCGGCTTTTAGGGGACCCCCCATGGAGGATGAGAGGCTGGGACTCAGGGATCTCCACGGCGGGAGGCCTGGGACTGGATCCG of the Choloepus didactylus isolate mChoDid1 chromosome 21, mChoDid1.pri, whole genome shotgun sequence genome contains:
- the LOC119517209 gene encoding basic proline-rich protein-like yields the protein MGVPGTGSSEPGHLNTPARLNWGPTRESLLRPVGPPLLLLLADSQDPKPRQPPHAPHPGLSSPEPAPNTGHRASGLSGQPPNSWWEPPQRPGHSCCGSCLEIPKSRQTGGGTERAPGPGRPSSFAELPIGATASRGPGRAHRFAGVTSGEALLSLGLGWLWSLLGDSGPEGQRDPQGGGGPRTSVCCPPAPPTPRLHVAPLTGDAGLRHLQPQKPIPGGPRVPSLRPSCCWGGRVCPWGEQLHGRKPPPTRSSKFLTPLPTWPGPSLEAPLPTPASPTPNPVPTVDPPPPRPGDSMASRPQPGTGPLWTLACWAAGPSTAPAHPNPPSPPAPAPIPGLPRPYTPTVPPNLTPIPLLHPPPLVPPGPPRQSPPPPALGPDALCGSSRPRHPPHLGRPDPTTAPQPCPDPSPPDVRWPSGRVPTTVRSRPSPPGALGDPRLREAPRRHAPEPRAQLPQVDGEVPRGGLAARSRLGTPQCPTASPRRQDPRPGRPPAALSDPPGQWGLRGCGCPCLGLN